One Takifugu rubripes chromosome 2, fTakRub1.2, whole genome shotgun sequence genomic region harbors:
- the pomt2 gene encoding protein O-mannosyl-transferase 2 isoform X2 has protein sequence MTRRFCNIRVKSLMAKEESTQQWSKTGDNSTIRNRKRVPTSKDKITRHLSNDDTPSSNGTSAQQFSKGEASDGPSEVVLQMLVMGLSLSTRFYKITQPPHVCWDETHFGKMGSYYINRTFFFDVHPPLGKMLIGLAGHMTGYNGTFPFLKPGDKYEHHNYWGMRGFCAGLGSFLPIFAYLIVLDLSQSRSAALITASLLIFDTGCITISQYILLDPILMFFIMAAVLSMVKFNRQRHRPFSVPWWLWLVLTGVSLAGALGVKFVGLFVILLVGLNTLSDLWRLLGDLSLSLMEVTKHFLARVVGLIVLPLLLYVAIFAVHFLVLNKSGPGDGFFSSAFQSRLIGNNLHNASMPEFLAYGSTITVKNLRIAGGYLHSHWHLYPEGVGAKQQQVTAYHHKDYNNLWIVQRQQNDEYPSESPELVRHGDIIRLEHKETTRNLHSHLHEAPVTKRHFQVTGYGTNGSGDANDLWKVELSGGQKGDLVKVLRSKVRFIHRASGCVLYSSGKTLPKWGWEQGEVTCSPYLKETPNSQWNIEDHINPKLPNISLSILKPNFLEILLESHIVMIRGNSGLKPKDNEMTSKPWHWPINYQGLRFSGVNNSDYRVYLLGNPVVWWLNLASLGLYIVMVVVTSVALQRGLSLGANIIGRSAVLRGGGGLLLLGWALHYAPFYAMGRVLYYHHYFPAMLFNSMLSGITLDILLKSSDAVLQPPYCDWLQRFGQTVLLFSVFYRGKSHSQVSICSIHSPMA, from the exons ATGACCAGGAGGTTTTGCAACATTAGAGTTAAATCCCTCATGGCAAAAGAGGAAAGCACCCAACAATGGAGTAAAACAGGAGACAACTCAACAATAAGAAACAGGAAAAGAGTTCCCACCTCCAAAGATAAAATCACTCGGCATTTGTCAAATGATGACACTCCGTCCTCAAATGGGACATCTGCTCAACAGTTTTCGAAAGGGGAAGCCTCTGATGGACCTTCAGAAGttgtgctgcagatgttggtgATGGGGTTGTCTTTGTCTACGCGCTTCTATAAGATCACACAGCCTCCACATGTGTG TTGGGATGAGACACACTTTGGAAAGATGGGAAGCTACTACATCAACAGGACCTTCTTTTTTGATGTGCATCCTCCACTTGGAAAA ATGCTGATTGGTCttgctggtcacatgactggttACAACGGCACCTTTCCTTTCCTAAAGCCGGGAGATAAATATGAACACCACAACTACTGGGGGATGAGAGGA TTTTGTGCAGGACTGGGCTCTTTTCTCCCAATCTTTGCCTACCTCATAGTGCTTGATTTATCTCAGTCTCGCTCTGCTGCCCTCATCACCGCCTCGCTGCTCATCTTTG ATACTGGATGTATCACCATTTCTCAGTATATCCTGCTGGATCCGATACTCATGTTCTTCATCATGGCAGCCGTGCTGAGCATGGTCAAGTTTAACAGGCAAAGACACAG GCCTTTTTCTGTCCCCTGGTGGTTGTGGCTGGTACTGACAGGTGTAAGCCTTGCTGGGGCACTAGGGGTGAAGTTTGTGGGTCTGTTTGTCATCCTGCTGGTGGGACTGAACACGCTCTCAGACCTTTGGAGACTTTTGGGCGACCTTAGCCTCTCACTG ATGGAAGTCACTAAGCACTTCCTGGCTCGGGTGGTTGGACTCATCGTGCTTCCACTCCTCCTCTATGTCGCAATATTTGCAGTCCATTTTCTTGTGTTAAATAAAAG TGGACCAGGAGATGGTTTCTTCAGTTCCGCTTTTCAGTCACGCCTCATTGGGAACAATCTACACAATGCGTCTATGCCTGAGT TCCTGGCATACGGGTCCACCATTACAGTGAAGAACCTCCGTATTGCTGGTGGATATTTGCACTCTCATTGGCACCTTTATCCAGAGGGAGTTGGGGCAAAGCAACAGCAG GTGACGGCTTATCATCATAAGGACTACAACAACTTGTGGATTGTTCAGAGACAACAGAATGATGAAT ATCCATCTGAGTCACCTGAGCTGGTTCGCCATGGCGACATCATTCGCCTGGAACACAAAGA AACAACACGCAACCTTCACAGTCACCTGCACGAGGCCCCAGTCACCAAGAGGCACTTCCAGGTTACCGGCTACGGCACC AATGGCTCAGGCGACGCCAATGACCTATGGAAAGTGGAGTTATCCGGAGGTCAGAAGGGTGATCTGGTGAAAGTGTTGCGCAGCAAAGTTCGCTTCATTCACCGAGCATCCGGCTGTGTGCTTTACTCCTCTGGCAAGACTCTGCCCAAGTG GGGCTGGGAACAGGGGGAGGTGACCTGTAGTCCCTATTTGAAGGAGACTCCAAACTCTCAGTGGAACATCGAGGACCATATCAATCCGAAAC TGCCCAACATTAGTTTGTCTATACTGAAGCCCAATTTTCTGGAGATCCTGCTGGAGTCTCATATCGTCATGATCaga GGCAACAGTGGTCTGAAACCCAAAGACAATGAGATGACCTCTAAACCCTGGCATTGGCCCATCAATTATCAA GGATTGAGGTTTTCTGGAGTTAACAATTCAGATTATCGTGTTTACCTACTGGGGAACCCC gTGGTTTGGTGGCTGAATTTGGCCAGTTTGGGGCTGTACATtgtcatggtggtggtgacatCTGTAGCGCTGCAGAGAGGGCTCTCGCTGGGTGCAAACATAATAG GGCGTTCTGctgtgctgagaggaggaggaggactgctGCTTCTGGGATGGGCGCTGCATTACGCACCCTTCTACGCCATGGGCCGGGTGCTTTACTACCACCACTATTTTCCTGCGATGCTCTTCAACAGCATGTTATCAG GAATTACTTTAGACATTTTACTGAAAAGCTCAGATGCGGTTCTCCAACCACCTTATTGTGACTGGCTGCAGAGGTTTGGGCAGACTGTCCTTCTCTTTAGTGTTTTTTACAG GGGTAAAAGTCATTCACAAG tTTCTATCTGTTCCATCCACTCTCCTATGGCATGA
- the pomt2 gene encoding protein O-mannosyl-transferase 2 isoform X1 — translation MTRRFCNIRVKSLMAKEESTQQWSKTGDNSTIRNRKRVPTSKDKITRHLSNDDTPSSNGTSAQQFSKGEASDGPSEVVLQMLVMGLSLSTRFYKITQPPHVCWDETHFGKMGSYYINRTFFFDVHPPLGKMLIGLAGHMTGYNGTFPFLKPGDKYEHHNYWGMRGFCAGLGSFLPIFAYLIVLDLSQSRSAALITASLLIFDTGCITISQYILLDPILMFFIMAAVLSMVKFNRQRHRPFSVPWWLWLVLTGVSLAGALGVKFVGLFVILLVGLNTLSDLWRLLGDLSLSLMEVTKHFLARVVGLIVLPLLLYVAIFAVHFLVLNKSGPGDGFFSSAFQSRLIGNNLHNASMPEFLAYGSTITVKNLRIAGGYLHSHWHLYPEGVGAKQQQVTAYHHKDYNNLWIVQRQQNDEYPSESPELVRHGDIIRLEHKETTRNLHSHLHEAPVTKRHFQVTGYGTNGSGDANDLWKVELSGGQKGDLVKVLRSKVRFIHRASGCVLYSSGKTLPKWGWEQGEVTCSPYLKETPNSQWNIEDHINPKLPNISLSILKPNFLEILLESHIVMIRGNSGLKPKDNEMTSKPWHWPINYQGLRFSGVNNSDYRVYLLGNPVVWWLNLASLGLYIVMVVVTSVALQRGLSLGANIIGRSAVLRGGGGLLLLGWALHYAPFYAMGRVLYYHHYFPAMLFNSMLSGITLDILLKSSDAVLQPPYCDWLQRFGQTVLLFSVFYSFYLFHPLSYGMTGPLAHEQGSTMAGLKWMDSWEF, via the exons ATGACCAGGAGGTTTTGCAACATTAGAGTTAAATCCCTCATGGCAAAAGAGGAAAGCACCCAACAATGGAGTAAAACAGGAGACAACTCAACAATAAGAAACAGGAAAAGAGTTCCCACCTCCAAAGATAAAATCACTCGGCATTTGTCAAATGATGACACTCCGTCCTCAAATGGGACATCTGCTCAACAGTTTTCGAAAGGGGAAGCCTCTGATGGACCTTCAGAAGttgtgctgcagatgttggtgATGGGGTTGTCTTTGTCTACGCGCTTCTATAAGATCACACAGCCTCCACATGTGTG TTGGGATGAGACACACTTTGGAAAGATGGGAAGCTACTACATCAACAGGACCTTCTTTTTTGATGTGCATCCTCCACTTGGAAAA ATGCTGATTGGTCttgctggtcacatgactggttACAACGGCACCTTTCCTTTCCTAAAGCCGGGAGATAAATATGAACACCACAACTACTGGGGGATGAGAGGA TTTTGTGCAGGACTGGGCTCTTTTCTCCCAATCTTTGCCTACCTCATAGTGCTTGATTTATCTCAGTCTCGCTCTGCTGCCCTCATCACCGCCTCGCTGCTCATCTTTG ATACTGGATGTATCACCATTTCTCAGTATATCCTGCTGGATCCGATACTCATGTTCTTCATCATGGCAGCCGTGCTGAGCATGGTCAAGTTTAACAGGCAAAGACACAG GCCTTTTTCTGTCCCCTGGTGGTTGTGGCTGGTACTGACAGGTGTAAGCCTTGCTGGGGCACTAGGGGTGAAGTTTGTGGGTCTGTTTGTCATCCTGCTGGTGGGACTGAACACGCTCTCAGACCTTTGGAGACTTTTGGGCGACCTTAGCCTCTCACTG ATGGAAGTCACTAAGCACTTCCTGGCTCGGGTGGTTGGACTCATCGTGCTTCCACTCCTCCTCTATGTCGCAATATTTGCAGTCCATTTTCTTGTGTTAAATAAAAG TGGACCAGGAGATGGTTTCTTCAGTTCCGCTTTTCAGTCACGCCTCATTGGGAACAATCTACACAATGCGTCTATGCCTGAGT TCCTGGCATACGGGTCCACCATTACAGTGAAGAACCTCCGTATTGCTGGTGGATATTTGCACTCTCATTGGCACCTTTATCCAGAGGGAGTTGGGGCAAAGCAACAGCAG GTGACGGCTTATCATCATAAGGACTACAACAACTTGTGGATTGTTCAGAGACAACAGAATGATGAAT ATCCATCTGAGTCACCTGAGCTGGTTCGCCATGGCGACATCATTCGCCTGGAACACAAAGA AACAACACGCAACCTTCACAGTCACCTGCACGAGGCCCCAGTCACCAAGAGGCACTTCCAGGTTACCGGCTACGGCACC AATGGCTCAGGCGACGCCAATGACCTATGGAAAGTGGAGTTATCCGGAGGTCAGAAGGGTGATCTGGTGAAAGTGTTGCGCAGCAAAGTTCGCTTCATTCACCGAGCATCCGGCTGTGTGCTTTACTCCTCTGGCAAGACTCTGCCCAAGTG GGGCTGGGAACAGGGGGAGGTGACCTGTAGTCCCTATTTGAAGGAGACTCCAAACTCTCAGTGGAACATCGAGGACCATATCAATCCGAAAC TGCCCAACATTAGTTTGTCTATACTGAAGCCCAATTTTCTGGAGATCCTGCTGGAGTCTCATATCGTCATGATCaga GGCAACAGTGGTCTGAAACCCAAAGACAATGAGATGACCTCTAAACCCTGGCATTGGCCCATCAATTATCAA GGATTGAGGTTTTCTGGAGTTAACAATTCAGATTATCGTGTTTACCTACTGGGGAACCCC gTGGTTTGGTGGCTGAATTTGGCCAGTTTGGGGCTGTACATtgtcatggtggtggtgacatCTGTAGCGCTGCAGAGAGGGCTCTCGCTGGGTGCAAACATAATAG GGCGTTCTGctgtgctgagaggaggaggaggactgctGCTTCTGGGATGGGCGCTGCATTACGCACCCTTCTACGCCATGGGCCGGGTGCTTTACTACCACCACTATTTTCCTGCGATGCTCTTCAACAGCATGTTATCAG GAATTACTTTAGACATTTTACTGAAAAGCTCAGATGCGGTTCTCCAACCACCTTATTGTGACTGGCTGCAGAGGTTTGGGCAGACTGTCCTTCTCTTTAGTGTTTTTTACAG tTTCTATCTGTTCCATCCACTCTCCTATGGCATGACAGGCCCCCTGGCACACGAGCAAGGCAGCACCATGGCCGGCCTCAAGTGGATGGACTCCTGGGAGTTCTGA
- the pomt2 gene encoding protein O-mannosyl-transferase 2 isoform X3 — protein MLVMGLSLSTRFYKITQPPHVCWDETHFGKMGSYYINRTFFFDVHPPLGKMLIGLAGHMTGYNGTFPFLKPGDKYEHHNYWGMRGFCAGLGSFLPIFAYLIVLDLSQSRSAALITASLLIFDTGCITISQYILLDPILMFFIMAAVLSMVKFNRQRHRPFSVPWWLWLVLTGVSLAGALGVKFVGLFVILLVGLNTLSDLWRLLGDLSLSLMEVTKHFLARVVGLIVLPLLLYVAIFAVHFLVLNKSGPGDGFFSSAFQSRLIGNNLHNASMPEFLAYGSTITVKNLRIAGGYLHSHWHLYPEGVGAKQQQVTAYHHKDYNNLWIVQRQQNDEYPSESPELVRHGDIIRLEHKETTRNLHSHLHEAPVTKRHFQVTGYGTNGSGDANDLWKVELSGGQKGDLVKVLRSKVRFIHRASGCVLYSSGKTLPKWGWEQGEVTCSPYLKETPNSQWNIEDHINPKLPNISLSILKPNFLEILLESHIVMIRGNSGLKPKDNEMTSKPWHWPINYQGLRFSGVNNSDYRVYLLGNPVVWWLNLASLGLYIVMVVVTSVALQRGLSLGANIIGRSAVLRGGGGLLLLGWALHYAPFYAMGRVLYYHHYFPAMLFNSMLSGITLDILLKSSDAVLQPPYCDWLQRFGQTVLLFSVFYSFYLFHPLSYGMTGPLAHEQGSTMAGLKWMDSWEF, from the exons atgttggtgATGGGGTTGTCTTTGTCTACGCGCTTCTATAAGATCACACAGCCTCCACATGTGTG TTGGGATGAGACACACTTTGGAAAGATGGGAAGCTACTACATCAACAGGACCTTCTTTTTTGATGTGCATCCTCCACTTGGAAAA ATGCTGATTGGTCttgctggtcacatgactggttACAACGGCACCTTTCCTTTCCTAAAGCCGGGAGATAAATATGAACACCACAACTACTGGGGGATGAGAGGA TTTTGTGCAGGACTGGGCTCTTTTCTCCCAATCTTTGCCTACCTCATAGTGCTTGATTTATCTCAGTCTCGCTCTGCTGCCCTCATCACCGCCTCGCTGCTCATCTTTG ATACTGGATGTATCACCATTTCTCAGTATATCCTGCTGGATCCGATACTCATGTTCTTCATCATGGCAGCCGTGCTGAGCATGGTCAAGTTTAACAGGCAAAGACACAG GCCTTTTTCTGTCCCCTGGTGGTTGTGGCTGGTACTGACAGGTGTAAGCCTTGCTGGGGCACTAGGGGTGAAGTTTGTGGGTCTGTTTGTCATCCTGCTGGTGGGACTGAACACGCTCTCAGACCTTTGGAGACTTTTGGGCGACCTTAGCCTCTCACTG ATGGAAGTCACTAAGCACTTCCTGGCTCGGGTGGTTGGACTCATCGTGCTTCCACTCCTCCTCTATGTCGCAATATTTGCAGTCCATTTTCTTGTGTTAAATAAAAG TGGACCAGGAGATGGTTTCTTCAGTTCCGCTTTTCAGTCACGCCTCATTGGGAACAATCTACACAATGCGTCTATGCCTGAGT TCCTGGCATACGGGTCCACCATTACAGTGAAGAACCTCCGTATTGCTGGTGGATATTTGCACTCTCATTGGCACCTTTATCCAGAGGGAGTTGGGGCAAAGCAACAGCAG GTGACGGCTTATCATCATAAGGACTACAACAACTTGTGGATTGTTCAGAGACAACAGAATGATGAAT ATCCATCTGAGTCACCTGAGCTGGTTCGCCATGGCGACATCATTCGCCTGGAACACAAAGA AACAACACGCAACCTTCACAGTCACCTGCACGAGGCCCCAGTCACCAAGAGGCACTTCCAGGTTACCGGCTACGGCACC AATGGCTCAGGCGACGCCAATGACCTATGGAAAGTGGAGTTATCCGGAGGTCAGAAGGGTGATCTGGTGAAAGTGTTGCGCAGCAAAGTTCGCTTCATTCACCGAGCATCCGGCTGTGTGCTTTACTCCTCTGGCAAGACTCTGCCCAAGTG GGGCTGGGAACAGGGGGAGGTGACCTGTAGTCCCTATTTGAAGGAGACTCCAAACTCTCAGTGGAACATCGAGGACCATATCAATCCGAAAC TGCCCAACATTAGTTTGTCTATACTGAAGCCCAATTTTCTGGAGATCCTGCTGGAGTCTCATATCGTCATGATCaga GGCAACAGTGGTCTGAAACCCAAAGACAATGAGATGACCTCTAAACCCTGGCATTGGCCCATCAATTATCAA GGATTGAGGTTTTCTGGAGTTAACAATTCAGATTATCGTGTTTACCTACTGGGGAACCCC gTGGTTTGGTGGCTGAATTTGGCCAGTTTGGGGCTGTACATtgtcatggtggtggtgacatCTGTAGCGCTGCAGAGAGGGCTCTCGCTGGGTGCAAACATAATAG GGCGTTCTGctgtgctgagaggaggaggaggactgctGCTTCTGGGATGGGCGCTGCATTACGCACCCTTCTACGCCATGGGCCGGGTGCTTTACTACCACCACTATTTTCCTGCGATGCTCTTCAACAGCATGTTATCAG GAATTACTTTAGACATTTTACTGAAAAGCTCAGATGCGGTTCTCCAACCACCTTATTGTGACTGGCTGCAGAGGTTTGGGCAGACTGTCCTTCTCTTTAGTGTTTTTTACAG tTTCTATCTGTTCCATCCACTCTCCTATGGCATGACAGGCCCCCTGGCACACGAGCAAGGCAGCACCATGGCCGGCCTCAAGTGGATGGACTCCTGGGAGTTCTGA